One region of Streptomyces leeuwenhoekii genomic DNA includes:
- a CDS encoding ferritin-like domain-containing protein: MSEARKRELDALQAALAAEHAAVYGYGVVGGRIGAERRAQARAAFDAHRARRDALVRQVRERGGEPVAAAAGYALPFPVPDAAAAVRLAAELEDRVAGVYSDLVRAAAGERRAAAADALREAAVRAVGWRGESVAFPGLAERVGAAGPSAPASPTA, encoded by the coding sequence GTGAGCGAGGCGAGAAAGCGGGAGCTGGACGCCCTCCAGGCGGCGCTGGCGGCCGAGCACGCGGCGGTGTACGGCTACGGAGTCGTGGGCGGCCGGATCGGCGCGGAGCGGCGCGCTCAGGCGCGCGCGGCCTTCGACGCGCACCGGGCGCGCCGGGACGCGCTGGTGCGGCAGGTGCGGGAGCGGGGTGGCGAGCCGGTCGCCGCGGCCGCGGGTTACGCGCTGCCCTTCCCGGTGCCGGACGCGGCCGCGGCGGTGCGGCTGGCGGCCGAGCTGGAGGACAGGGTGGCCGGTGTCTACTCCGACCTGGTGCGCGCCGCCGCCGGTGAGCGGCGGGCCGCGGCGGCGGACGCGCTGCGGGAGGCGGCGGTCCGTGCCGTCGGCTGGCGGGGCGAGAGCGTAGCCTTCCCTGGTCTCGCCGAGCGGGTCGGTGCCGCCGGCCCGTCGGCCCCGGCGTCACCGACGGCGTGA
- a CDS encoding aminoglycoside phosphotransferase family protein has translation MAFEPPRRLVRALGETAPDGDGWLERLPELARQAVALRELTVERVQVPGGRSSLVVLVRRADGSPAVLKLAPPRARPLSERVALAHWGGRGAVQVLDEPDPTEGVLLLERLHPDVSVRSLPEAKALLEAAGTLRRLWVEPPAGHRFETVAERTGRQAEAMRSAAAADPEAAPLVEAALAIREELLVRPPEGVLLHGTFRQSKVLAGDRTPWLAVGPDPVVGESAFDLARLVRDRVEDLIAQPSGAATTRRRIKRLAESLEVDQERLRGWTLFRAVESGVRARRVGREKDAELLLEFAGWL, from the coding sequence ATGGCATTCGAACCGCCGCGGCGCCTGGTCAGGGCGCTCGGTGAGACGGCACCGGACGGTGACGGCTGGCTGGAGAGGCTGCCCGAGCTGGCGCGACAGGCCGTCGCGCTACGCGAGTTGACCGTCGAGCGGGTGCAGGTGCCCGGCGGGCGCAGCAGCCTGGTGGTGCTGGTGCGGCGGGCGGACGGGTCGCCTGCGGTGCTGAAGCTGGCCCCGCCGCGGGCGCGTCCGCTCAGCGAGCGGGTGGCGCTCGCGCACTGGGGCGGCCGGGGCGCGGTGCAGGTGCTCGACGAACCGGACCCGACCGAGGGCGTCCTGCTGCTGGAACGGCTGCACCCGGACGTGTCGGTGCGGTCGCTCCCGGAGGCCAAGGCCCTGCTGGAGGCGGCGGGCACGCTGCGGCGGCTGTGGGTGGAGCCGCCCGCCGGGCACCGGTTCGAGACGGTGGCGGAGCGGACCGGGCGGCAGGCCGAGGCCATGCGGTCGGCCGCCGCGGCCGATCCGGAGGCGGCGCCGCTGGTGGAGGCGGCGCTCGCGATCCGTGAGGAGCTGCTGGTCCGGCCGCCCGAAGGGGTCCTGTTGCACGGCACGTTCCGGCAGAGCAAGGTGCTGGCCGGGGACCGGACGCCGTGGCTGGCCGTCGGGCCGGATCCGGTGGTCGGCGAGAGCGCCTTCGACCTGGCGCGGCTGGTGCGGGACCGGGTGGAGGACCTGATCGCCCAGCCGTCGGGCGCGGCGACCACGCGGCGGCGGATCAAGCGGCTCGCGGAGTCGCTGGAGGTCGACCAGGAACGGCTGCGCGGCTGGACGCTGTTCCGGGCGGTGGAGTCGGGCGTACGGGCCCGCAGGGTCGGCCGGGAGAAGGACGCGGAGCTGCTGCTGGAGTTCGCGGGCTGGCTGTAG
- a CDS encoding proline--tRNA ligase, with translation MANAPVQRMSQLLAKTLRDDPADAEVLSHKLLVRAGYVRRTAAGIWTWLPLGRKVLANVERIVREEMDAIGAQEVLLPAILPREPYEATGRWDEYGPELFRLKDRKGGDYLLGPTHEEIFTLLVKDQASSYKDLPVILYQIQNKYRDEARPRAGILRGREFLMKDSYSFDVADEGLAESYALHRQAYQRIFERLGLDYRICAATAGAMGGSKSEEFLAPADAGEDTFADCPHCDFAANTEAITYELKPVDAADVPAAEDIPTPDTPTIETLAAALGVPASATLKNLLVKVDGEIVAVGVPGDREVDMDKVEAHFAPAVVEMVTETDFAARPDLVRGYVGPKGLEKVRYVADPRVAPGTAWITGANKPGTHTRNVVAGRDFEVDEYVDVVVVQEGDPCPKCGTGLKLDRAIEIGHIFQLGRKYADALKLDVLGQNGKPVRVTMGSYGIGVSRAVAALAEQHADDKGLVWPREVAPADVHVVAAGKALQTEVALDVSGKLAAAGLRVLVDDRAGVSPGVKFTDAELIGVPTILVAGRRAGEGVVELKDRRTGEREELPVEEAVARLTA, from the coding sequence ATGGCGAACGCACCGGTCCAGCGCATGTCCCAGTTGTTGGCGAAGACGTTGCGCGACGACCCGGCGGACGCCGAGGTCCTCAGCCACAAGCTGCTCGTCCGCGCCGGCTACGTCCGCCGCACCGCCGCCGGCATCTGGACCTGGCTGCCGCTCGGCAGGAAGGTCCTCGCCAACGTCGAGCGGATCGTCCGCGAGGAGATGGACGCCATCGGCGCCCAGGAGGTGCTGCTCCCCGCCATCCTGCCCCGCGAGCCCTACGAGGCGACCGGCCGCTGGGACGAGTACGGCCCCGAGCTGTTCCGCCTGAAGGACCGCAAGGGCGGCGACTACCTCCTCGGCCCCACCCACGAGGAGATCTTCACCCTCCTGGTGAAGGACCAGGCGTCCTCCTACAAGGACCTGCCGGTCATCCTGTACCAGATCCAGAACAAGTACCGGGACGAGGCCCGCCCCCGGGCCGGCATCCTGCGCGGCCGGGAGTTCCTGATGAAGGACTCCTACTCCTTCGACGTCGCCGACGAGGGCCTCGCCGAGTCCTACGCCCTGCACCGCCAGGCGTACCAGCGCATCTTCGAGCGCCTCGGTCTCGACTACCGCATCTGCGCCGCCACCGCCGGCGCCATGGGCGGCTCCAAGTCGGAGGAGTTCCTCGCCCCGGCCGACGCCGGCGAGGACACCTTCGCCGACTGCCCGCACTGCGACTTCGCCGCCAACACCGAGGCGATCACGTACGAGCTGAAGCCGGTGGACGCCGCGGACGTGCCGGCCGCCGAGGACATCCCCACCCCGGACACCCCCACCATCGAGACCCTCGCCGCCGCGCTCGGCGTCCCGGCCTCCGCGACCCTGAAGAACCTCCTGGTCAAGGTCGACGGCGAGATCGTCGCCGTCGGTGTCCCCGGCGACCGCGAGGTCGACATGGACAAGGTCGAGGCCCACTTCGCCCCGGCGGTCGTCGAGATGGTCACCGAGACGGACTTCGCCGCCCGCCCCGACCTCGTCCGCGGCTACGTCGGCCCGAAGGGCCTGGAGAAGGTCCGCTACGTCGCCGACCCGCGGGTGGCCCCGGGCACCGCCTGGATCACCGGAGCCAACAAGCCCGGCACGCACACCAGGAACGTCGTCGCGGGCCGCGACTTCGAGGTCGACGAGTACGTCGACGTCGTGGTCGTCCAGGAGGGCGACCCCTGCCCGAAGTGCGGCACCGGCCTCAAGCTGGACCGCGCCATCGAGATCGGCCACATCTTCCAGCTCGGCCGCAAGTACGCCGACGCCCTCAAGCTGGACGTCCTCGGCCAGAACGGCAAGCCGGTCCGCGTCACCATGGGCTCCTACGGCATCGGCGTCTCCCGCGCCGTCGCCGCGCTCGCCGAGCAGCACGCCGACGACAAGGGCCTGGTCTGGCCCAGGGAGGTCGCCCCGGCCGACGTCCACGTGGTCGCCGCCGGCAAGGCCCTCCAGACCGAGGTGGCGCTCGACGTCTCCGGCAAGCTGGCCGCCGCCGGCCTCCGCGTCCTGGTGGACGACCGGGCCGGGGTCTCCCCGGGTGTGAAGTTCACCGACGCCGAGCTGATCGGCGTACCGACCATCCTGGTCGCCGGACGACGCGCGGGCGAGGGCGTCGTCGAGCTCAAGGACCGCCGCACCGGCGAGCGCGAGGAACTGCCGGTCGAGGAGGCCGTCGCCCGCCTCACCGCCTGA
- a CDS encoding GNAT family N-acetyltransferase, with translation MDLAIGPLDLPAHVDEALAVQAAAFGLGPDEVAVRRQIVLRHMTYPGARALGATVGDDLVGFVYGMPNDRTHWWSTVVEPYLRAQDHEEWLDDSFVITELHVHPHHQNRGIGRTLITAITDGADEPRSILSAIDTESPARALYRSLGYRDLARQVVFPSAAKPYAVMGAPLPLRRR, from the coding sequence ATGGACCTCGCGATCGGCCCCCTGGACCTGCCCGCCCACGTAGACGAAGCCCTCGCGGTCCAGGCCGCCGCCTTCGGCCTGGGTCCCGACGAGGTCGCCGTACGCCGCCAGATCGTCCTGCGCCACATGACCTACCCGGGCGCCCGCGCCCTCGGCGCCACCGTCGGAGACGACCTCGTCGGCTTCGTCTACGGCATGCCCAACGACCGCACCCACTGGTGGTCCACCGTCGTCGAGCCCTATCTGCGCGCCCAGGACCACGAGGAGTGGCTCGACGACTCCTTCGTCATCACCGAACTGCACGTCCACCCGCACCACCAGAACCGCGGCATCGGCCGCACCCTGATCACCGCCATCACCGACGGCGCCGACGAGCCCCGCTCCATCCTGTCGGCCATCGACACCGAGAGCCCGGCCCGCGCCCTGTACCGCTCCCTCGGCTACCGGGACCTCGCCCGCCAGGTCGTCTTCCCCAGCGCCGCCAAGCCCTACGCCGTGATGGGCGCCCCCCTCCCGCTGCGCAGGCGCTGA